A genomic region of Cydia amplana chromosome 5, ilCydAmpl1.1, whole genome shotgun sequence contains the following coding sequences:
- the LOC134648180 gene encoding uncharacterized protein LOC134648180 gives MADCAGCFNKVTDGRFLNCHNCQKSYCLHCTNYTEEFLNFMGPVQRYSWKCVECKSAEPKSDNTNTPVRGSDNVNMHRGAGARPSALSSEPDNSVMEVSFTDNQHLNYTTRLDTTGASDIQQLVVELRLFREEMRALRVTVATLTTKIDACDGRIDSLCTRVEALENNTASVSVGKNTEASLADTVAQLRLELNDRDQDMLLNDVELSNVPEQSGENTLHIVATLGQKLGVTLSEHDIVDATRVGRAPRLDEGTQGQPARPRLLVVRLARRAVRDRLLQAARVRRGATTEGTGLPGPDCRFYVNERLTFVNRRLFQKARQLKEHYGWRYVWTRDGRIYVLRPGTESPRHRIRTELDLSRVFGTLDI, from the coding sequence ATGGCAGACTGTGCTGGGTGTTTCAACAAGGTAACCGATGGCAGATTTTTAAACTGCCATAACTGCCAAAAATCGTACTGTCTCCACTGCACTAACTACACTGAGGAATTCCTTAATTTTATGGGACCCGTGCAAAGGTATTCATGGAAGTGTGTTGAGTGCAAAAGTGCCGAACCTAAGTCGGATAATACAAATACGCCGGTGCGCGGCAGTGACAATGTAAACATGCACAGGGGAGCCGGCGCGCGCCCGTCCGCATTGTCCAGCGAGCCCGACAACTCGGTCATGGAAGTGTCTTTCACGGACAACCAGCACTTGAACTACACCACTAGGCTCGACACGACAGGGGCCTCCGACATTCAACAGTTAGTAGTCGAACTTCGTTTGTTTCGGGAGGAAATGCGGGCGCTTCGCGTAACGGTAGCCACCCTGACAACAAAAATTGACGCATGTGATGGGCGCATCGACAGTCTATGTACCCGCGTTGAAGCTCTGGAGAATAATACCGCAAGTGTTAGTGTAGGCAAGAACACTGAGGCTTCACTGGCGGACACCGTAGCCCAGTTAAGATTAGAGTTAAACGACCGTGACCAGGATATGTTACTCAACGATGTCGAGTTATCGAACGTACCGGAGCAGAGTGGGGAAAATACATTGCATATAGTAGCTACCTTGGGTCAGAAGCTCGGTGTTACGCTGTCGGAGCACGACATCGTTGATGCGACTCGCGTAGGGCGGGCGCCGCGACTAGACGAGGGCACCCAGGGCCAGCCGGCCCGCCCGCGGCTGCTGGTGGTGCGGCTGGCGCGCCGCGCCGTGCGCGACCGGCTGCTGCAGGCGGCGAGGGTCCGCCGCGGGGCGACCACGGAGGGCACCGGCCTGCCGGGCCCCGACTGCCGCTTCTACGTCAACGAGCGGCTCACCTTCGTCAATCGACGGCTGTTCCAGAAGGCGCGGCAGCTCAAGGAACACTACGGCTGGCGATATGTATGGACCCGCGATGGTAGGATTTACGTGTTACGTCCTGGAACGGAATCACCGCGACACCGAATTCGAACGGAACTGGATTTGAGCCGTGTTTTTGGTACACTTGATATTTGA